One Alphaproteobacteria bacterium SS10 DNA window includes the following coding sequences:
- a CDS encoding MMPL family transporter, translated as EEHLAVISLFPVLEPGALLPAERAVTEIRQIVEELEIGPGAGALAATVSLTGEPVLALEEMETVVIGAGRAGVISLVLVALILGFGLRSLTLIASVLFTLVTGLVMTAGLAAVVVGSLNLISVAFAVLFVGLAVDFGIHYSLRYREALAHAEYQEDALIHAGGRLGVGIPLSLCMLCTIIGFLSFLPTSYRGLAELGQIAALGMGVAFIGTITLLPALLSLFPAPSAIEIGSTSSNQGEPWFEKQAGKIVAACLVLTLVALPVAVLISFDVNPLNLRDPESQSVETFNRLAADPLLTPYRAQLIAESPEAIGEFADDAAQSDEIGIVISALSFIPEQQDTALDALFDLGFLLGPSLDGISEAGPLITTTSMREGLLALSSNLNAIPRPMPGIDRLMAALEAARPASIGSDELLALHDLMARFLYPQLTAIGASLDANPITLDDLPAEILRDWRGKEGGYRVDVLPATPIASNTDIRAFAEAVAAIEPEATGTPAIITAASDAIAGAFVQATLITLALITLVLVVVLRSLTSVTLALLPLVQAAVLAIAVAALAGQALNFANIIALPLLFALGVCSCIHMVWRQKQAQDDLSFTSVQQTTTPRAITLSAITTVASFGTLATSPHPGTASMGLLLTLSIAATLFTTLIFLPAAMAWLAKRKQQQSIDAALARHIGKQRKGTAKNEDPQP; from the coding sequence GCGAGGAGCACCTCGCTGTCATCAGCCTTTTCCCAGTTTTGGAGCCGGGCGCCTTGCTGCCGGCTGAACGGGCGGTGACTGAAATCCGCCAGATTGTAGAGGAGCTAGAGATTGGGCCAGGTGCCGGTGCCTTAGCGGCGACGGTTAGCCTGACCGGTGAGCCCGTCCTGGCGCTGGAAGAGATGGAAACCGTGGTGATCGGCGCCGGCCGGGCGGGCGTCATCTCCCTTGTCCTCGTCGCCTTGATCCTGGGCTTTGGCCTTCGGTCCCTGACCCTGATCGCATCGGTACTGTTCACGCTGGTGACCGGTCTGGTCATGACGGCAGGTCTGGCGGCAGTTGTGGTCGGTAGCCTCAACCTCATCTCTGTCGCCTTTGCGGTTCTATTTGTTGGGCTGGCCGTCGATTTCGGCATCCATTACAGCCTTCGATATCGTGAGGCTTTGGCCCATGCGGAGTATCAGGAAGACGCGCTGATCCATGCTGGCGGTCGATTGGGTGTCGGCATACCGCTTAGCCTTTGCATGCTTTGCACAATCATTGGTTTCCTCTCATTCCTGCCCACCAGCTATCGCGGCCTTGCTGAGTTAGGACAGATCGCGGCGCTTGGCATGGGTGTCGCGTTCATAGGAACAATCACCCTACTGCCCGCCCTACTCAGCCTCTTCCCAGCCCCATCGGCGATTGAGATTGGGAGTACGAGCAGCAATCAAGGGGAGCCGTGGTTTGAGAAACAGGCCGGCAAGATTGTAGCCGCCTGTCTGGTGCTAACACTGGTGGCCTTACCCGTAGCTGTGCTGATCAGCTTTGATGTAAACCCGCTTAACCTCCGTGACCCCGAGAGCCAGTCGGTTGAGACATTCAACCGCTTGGCGGCCGATCCGCTGCTTACCCCCTACCGTGCACAGCTGATTGCTGAGAGCCCAGAGGCGATTGGCGAGTTTGCCGATGATGCTGCACAATCTGATGAAATCGGTATTGTTATCAGCGCCTTAAGCTTCATTCCTGAACAGCAAGATACCGCCCTAGATGCGCTATTTGATCTGGGCTTCCTGTTGGGGCCCAGCTTGGATGGGATCAGCGAGGCTGGCCCGCTCATCACCACCACTTCGATGCGTGAGGGTCTGCTGGCGTTATCAAGCAACCTCAACGCGATCCCACGGCCAATGCCCGGGATTGATCGCTTAATGGCCGCATTGGAGGCAGCAAGACCAGCATCCATTGGTAGCGATGAGCTGCTGGCCTTACATGACCTAATGGCTCGCTTCCTCTACCCGCAGCTAACGGCGATTGGCGCCTCACTGGATGCAAATCCGATAACCCTAGACGATCTACCAGCTGAGATTTTGAGAGATTGGCGCGGTAAAGAAGGCGGTTACCGGGTGGATGTTCTGCCAGCGACGCCAATCGCCTCAAACACCGATATCCGCGCCTTTGCTGAGGCTGTCGCCGCGATTGAGCCAGAGGCGACCGGCACCCCCGCAATCATTACAGCAGCCTCCGATGCCATTGCTGGCGCCTTTGTTCAGGCAACCCTAATCACCCTTGCGCTCATAACGCTCGTGCTGGTTGTTGTGCTACGCAGCCTGACCTCAGTGACGCTGGCACTGTTGCCCTTGGTGCAGGCGGCGGTTCTGGCCATTGCGGTTGCAGCCCTGGCTGGTCAGGCCCTCAACTTCGCCAACATCATCGCCCTGCCCCTGCTCTTCGCCCTTGGTGTTTGCAGCTGCATCCACATGGTCTGGCGGCAAAAGCAGGCCCAGGATGATCTGAGTTTCACGTCAGTTCAGCAAACCACAACTCCCCGGGCGATTACGCTGAGTGCCATCACAACGGTCGCCTCCTTCGGCACGTTGGCAACATCACCCCATCCGGGCACCGCCAGCATGGGATTGCTACTGACCCTGTCGATTGCGGCGACCCTGTTCACGACGCTGATCTTCTTACCCGCCGCCATGGCCTGGCTGGCCAAGCGTAAGCAACAGCAAAGCATTGATGCGGCCCTGGCCCGGCATATTGGCAAGCAGAGAAAGGGCACTGCAAAGAACGAGGATCCACAGCCATGA